The Pseudomonas aeruginosa genome includes the window GGCACGTCACGGTTGCCGCATGGCCAGCGGGGTCGAGACGCTGCGCGACGGCACGCAGGTGACGCTGGAGCCGAACGTGAAGCTGGGCAAGGCGAAGATCCATTCGCCGGCACTGGAGGTCGGCGCCTATACCGACGTGGTCAGCGGCTGCGAGTTCTTGGAGGTGGCCAGCATCGGCCGCTTCTGCTCGATCGCCACCGGGGTGGTGATCGGTCAGCCGCGCCGCTCGCATCCAATGCACTGGCTGAGCACCCACGCCTTCACCGCCAATCCGAAGCTGTTGCGCAAGCCGTTGCAGCCCGAGCGCGAAGCGACCCCGGCGCGGATCGGCCACGATGTATGGATCGGGCGCGACGCGCTGATCCTCGATGGGGTGGAGATCGGCACCGGCGCGGTGATCGGCGCGCAATCGCTGGTCAATCGCGACGTGCCGCCCTACGCGGTGGTGGCGGGCTCGCCGGCGCGGGTGCTCCGCTATCGCTTCGCGCCGGAGCTGATCGAGCGACTGCTGGCGAGTCGCTGGTGGGAGTTGCCGCTGGACGTGCTTGGCGAATTGCCGCTGGACGATCCGCAGGCCTGCGTCGAGGCGCTGGAGCGTCGGCCGCCGCAGGCGTGCCAGGAGGCGCGGCGCTTGCGCATCCGGCACAAGCCGTTCGCCATCGAATGGCTGTCCTGAGGCCCGCAGCCGCCGCCGGTGTCGACGGCGGCCAGGGCTGGGTCAGCTTTCGTCGCTGAGACCGGCTTCCGGCGCTGCGCGCTTCACCGACTGCACGCCGGCTTCGGCGTTGGCCTGGCTGGCATAGAGCTGGCTCTGGCCGACGACCTGGCCATTGGTGGCCTTGAGCACGAAGTGGAACTTGCCGTTGTTGGCCGGCTTGACCTCGAAGGCACCGTCGCGCTGGGAGTTCTTGCGCACCGACTCGATGCCGCCGAGCGCCGAGTCCTTGGCCTTGTACAGTTCGCTGGTGAGAATGATCTCGCCGTTGGCGGCATGCAGGTTGAAGTGGAACTGGCCGTCTTTCGCTTTCTTCAGATGGAATTTGGCTGCCATGTCTAGCTCCTTGTTCACAGGGTGAGGCGGATCGCAACGGACCAGCCGTCTGCTGAGACACAGCGTAGCCGCTTTTGTTGCAGTGTCGCCCCGCTCCGGTCATCGGCCTGGGGCGAGCGGGCTCAGGCCTTGAGGGTCTTGACGCCGTCGGCGGTGCCGAGCAGCAGCAAGTCGGCCGGGCGGGCGGCGAACAAGCCGTTGGTGACCACGCCGACGATGGCGTTGATCTTCTCTTCCAGTTCCACCGGGCTGTCGATGCGCAGGTTGTGCACGTCGAGGATGATATTGCCGTTGTCGGTCAGCACGCCTTCGCGGTAGACCGGATCGCCGCCGAGCTTCACCAGTTGGCGGGCGACGTGGCTGCGAGCCATCGGGATGACCTCCACCGGCAGCGGGAACTGGCCGAGGATGGGCACCAGCTTGCTGGCATCGGCGATGCAGATGAAGGTCTTGGCCACCGCGGCGACGATCTTCTCGCGGGTCAGCGCGGCACCGCCGCCCTTGATCAGCTCCAGGCGCTCGTTGCTTTCGTCGGCGCCGTCGACGTAGAACTCCAGCTCGCTGACCGTGTTCAGCTCGTAGACCGGGATGCCATGCTCCTTCAGGCGCTTGGCGGTGGCCTCCGAACTGGCTACTGCGCCGTCGAACTCGGCCTTGTGGCGGGCCAGGGCATCGATGAAGAAGTTGGCGGTGGAGCCTGTGCCGACGCCGACGATGCTCTTGCTGTCGAGGTGCGGAAGAATGTGGTCGACGGCGGCCTGTGCCACTGCCTGCTTGAGCTGATCCTGGTTCATCCCGGGTGCCTGTCTGGTTGCCTGGCCGGCCGTCCCGGCGGCGCAGGCGGAGGGTGCGCGCGGCCGGGGCGGCCCGGCGGGTTTCCGGCACGTCCTGTGCCGCTGCGATACGAAGGGACGAATTATAGCGGCCTGGCGTCCTCCGGTCTTGCCCGGATAACCGGCAGTCGCGGTGTTTTCCTGCGGCGCGCCGGTAGTCCGCCCGGCGGGCCTGGAGTAGACTCCGGGCTTCCGTGAAGTCCGCCGAACCGCCTCCGATGCTCGAACAATACGTCAAGAAGATCCTCACCTCGCGCGTCTACGACGTCGCGGTGGAAACGCCCCTGCAACCCGCCCGCCAGTTGTCCGAACGCCTCGGCAACCAGGTCCTGCTCAAGCGCGAGGACCTGCAGCCGGTGTTTTCCTTCAAGATCCGCGGCGCCTACAACAAGGTCGCGCAGCTCACCGAGGAGGAGAAGGCCCGCGGGGTGATCGCCGCCTCGGCCGGCAACCACGCCCAGGGCCTGGCCCTGGCGGCCAAGCGGCAGGGGATCAGGGCGGTCATCGTGATGCCCAAGACCACCCCCGAGATCAAGGTCCAGGCGGTGCGCGCCCACGGCGCCAAGGCGGTGCTGCACGGCGACGCCTTCCCCGAGGCGCTGGCCCACGCGCTGAAGCTGGTCGACGAGAAGGGCTACACCTTCGTCCATCCCTACGACGATCCGGACACCATCGCCGGCCAGGGCACCGTGGCCATGGAGATCCTCCGCCAGCAGCCCGGCCGCCTCGATGCGATCTTCGTCCCGGTGGGCGGTGGCGGACTGGTCGCCGGCATCGCCGCCTACGTCAAGTACCTGCGTCCGGAGATCAAGGTGATCGGCGTCGAGCCGGACGAGTCGAACTGCCTGCAGGCGGCCATGGCCGCCGGCGAGCGGGTGGTGCTGGGCCAGGTCGGGCTGTTCGCCGACGGCGTGGCGGTGGCGCAGATCGGCCAGCACACCTTCGACATCTGCAAGGACCACGTCGACGAAGTGATCACCGTCAGCACCGACGAGATCTGTGCGGCGATCAAGGACATCTACGACGACACCCGCTCGATCACCGAGCCGGCCGGCGCGCTGGCGGTGGCCGGGATCAAGAAGTACGTCGAGCGCGAGCGCGCCGAGGGGCAGACCCTGGTGGCGATCGACTCCGGCGCCAACGTCAACTTCGATCGCCTGCGGCATGTCGCCGAACGCGCCGAACTGGGCG containing:
- the ilvA gene encoding threonine ammonia-lyase, biosynthetic, producing the protein MLEQYVKKILTSRVYDVAVETPLQPARQLSERLGNQVLLKREDLQPVFSFKIRGAYNKVAQLTEEEKARGVIAASAGNHAQGLALAAKRQGIRAVIVMPKTTPEIKVQAVRAHGAKAVLHGDAFPEALAHALKLVDEKGYTFVHPYDDPDTIAGQGTVAMEILRQQPGRLDAIFVPVGGGGLVAGIAAYVKYLRPEIKVIGVEPDESNCLQAAMAAGERVVLGQVGLFADGVAVAQIGQHTFDICKDHVDEVITVSTDEICAAIKDIYDDTRSITEPAGALAVAGIKKYVERERAEGQTLVAIDSGANVNFDRLRHVAERAELGERREAIIAVTIPERPGSFKAFCEAVGKRQITEFNYRYHSGSEAHIFVGVQTHPENDPREALVAYLREKGFPVLDLTDNELAKLHIRHMVGGHAVKVSDEMVFRFEFPERPGALFNFLTKLGGRWNISMFHYRNHGAADGRVVAGLQVPEDERHLIPQTLEAIGYPYWDETANPAYQLFLG
- a CDS encoding YegP family protein, which codes for MAAKFHLKKAKDGQFHFNLHAANGEIILTSELYKAKDSALGGIESVRKNSQRDGAFEVKPANNGKFHFVLKATNGQVVGQSQLYASQANAEAGVQSVKRAAPEAGLSDES
- the rpiA gene encoding ribose-5-phosphate isomerase RpiA yields the protein MNQDQLKQAVAQAAVDHILPHLDSKSIVGVGTGSTANFFIDALARHKAEFDGAVASSEATAKRLKEHGIPVYELNTVSELEFYVDGADESNERLELIKGGGAALTREKIVAAVAKTFICIADASKLVPILGQFPLPVEVIPMARSHVARQLVKLGGDPVYREGVLTDNGNIILDVHNLRIDSPVELEEKINAIVGVVTNGLFAARPADLLLLGTADGVKTLKA
- a CDS encoding CatB-related O-acetyltransferase, whose amino-acid sequence is MNIFREALLNRRLKKALARHGCRMASGVETLRDGTQVTLEPNVKLGKAKIHSPALEVGAYTDVVSGCEFLEVASIGRFCSIATGVVIGQPRRSHPMHWLSTHAFTANPKLLRKPLQPEREATPARIGHDVWIGRDALILDGVEIGTGAVIGAQSLVNRDVPPYAVVAGSPARVLRYRFAPELIERLLASRWWELPLDVLGELPLDDPQACVEALERRPPQACQEARRLRIRHKPFAIEWLS